A part of Thermocrinis albus DSM 14484 genomic DNA contains:
- a CDS encoding peroxide stress protein YaaA: MLHLLPSTKKQSRMILKDTPSFSIQDYPFPRLNPQRLKMMECTHANMDNLLPVWRRYKGPFWESLEFWVLPPPVQKRLAERSVVMSPLLGLVHIDTPIPYAPIGWKDVCNGKRVGELWRSYIRELTKEIFSDQVVFSFLGREEEKLVDLSKAKLVVRFIYRKKGRVVTNSQPHRAFTLRYIEEKNLSPDHLEKINFYDYRVTHKELRDNVLTVILESEGRYI; this comes from the coding sequence ATGCTCCATCTTCTCCCCTCCACAAAAAAACAGTCCAGAATGATCCTCAAAGACACACCTTCCTTCAGCATACAGGATTATCCTTTTCCACGCCTCAACCCCCAACGTCTGAAGATGATGGAGTGCACCCATGCCAATATGGATAACCTCCTACCCGTGTGGAGAAGGTACAAAGGTCCCTTCTGGGAAAGCTTGGAGTTCTGGGTTCTACCTCCCCCCGTCCAGAAAAGGTTAGCGGAGAGATCTGTTGTTATGTCTCCCCTCTTGGGACTGGTTCATATAGATACACCCATTCCTTACGCTCCCATTGGTTGGAAAGATGTATGTAACGGCAAGAGGGTCGGAGAGCTCTGGAGGTCTTATATCAGAGAACTTACCAAGGAGATATTCTCAGATCAGGTGGTTTTCTCCTTCTTGGGTAGAGAGGAAGAGAAGCTGGTGGACCTTAGCAAAGCGAAGTTGGTGGTTCGGTTCATCTACCGAAAGAAGGGAAGGGTTGTTACTAACTCACAACCCCATAGGGCCTTCACCCTTAGGTACATAGAGGAGAAAAACCTCTCACCAGACCACTTGGAAAAAATAAACTTTTACGACTACAGGGTCACCCATAAGGAACTGAGAGATAACGTACTGACAGTAATTCTTGAAAGTGAGGGAAGGTACATATGA
- a CDS encoding glycosyltransferase family 2 protein codes for MISVVIPAYNEEESIPILYRKLKEVLEKLGEDYEILFVDDGSTDNTFAVLKELASQDEKLKIIRFRRNFGQTAALYAGFQYAEGDIIITMDADLQNDPEDIPLLLQKVREGYHVVSGWRKDRKDPFLSRRLPSMIANWIISKVTGVHLHDYGCTLKAYRADIAKKLELYGDMHRFLPALTQRFGAKVTEVVVRHHPRRYGKSKYGIGRTVRVLLDILLVKFLNDYMTKPLYVFGGIGLILLTLGLLTLLYLFGVKILADEDIGRRPLLLLGVLLVLAGIQLASTGILAEMLVRIYYAGKGEKPYVVEETINVEPKSYDSYHTQH; via the coding sequence ATGATATCGGTGGTGATTCCCGCTTACAACGAGGAGGAGAGCATACCTATACTTTACCGCAAGCTGAAGGAAGTTTTAGAAAAACTGGGAGAAGATTACGAAATACTGTTTGTGGATGATGGATCCACCGACAATACCTTCGCTGTCCTCAAAGAGCTGGCCAGTCAGGATGAGAAACTGAAGATCATAAGGTTTAGGAGGAACTTTGGCCAAACGGCTGCCCTGTATGCCGGCTTTCAGTATGCAGAGGGGGATATCATCATCACCATGGATGCTGATCTGCAGAACGATCCAGAAGACATACCTCTCCTTCTTCAAAAGGTGAGGGAAGGTTACCACGTGGTAAGTGGATGGAGAAAGGACAGAAAGGATCCCTTCCTCTCAAGGCGCCTGCCTTCTATGATAGCCAACTGGATAATATCCAAGGTAACTGGCGTTCATCTTCACGATTACGGCTGCACCCTGAAAGCTTACAGGGCTGATATAGCCAAAAAGCTGGAGCTTTACGGTGACATGCACAGATTTCTTCCTGCATTAACTCAACGTTTTGGTGCCAAGGTTACGGAAGTGGTAGTAAGACACCACCCGAGAAGGTACGGAAAATCCAAGTACGGTATAGGTAGAACTGTGCGAGTTCTTTTGGACATACTTTTGGTTAAGTTTCTAAACGATTATATGACGAAACCCCTCTACGTGTTCGGTGGTATTGGCCTCATACTTCTGACTTTAGGGCTTCTCACACTCCTTTACCTTTTTGGTGTGAAGATACTAGCTGATGAAGACATAGGTAGGAGGCCTCTCCTTCTACTGGGTGTGTTGTTGGTACTGGCAGGGATTCAACTGGCGTCTACGGGAATACTGGCCGAGATGTTGGTGAGGATTTACTACGCAGGTAAAGGAGAAAAACCTTACGTGGTGGAAGAAACCATTAACGTGGAACCAAAAAGTTATGATAGTTACCATACTCAACATTGA
- the amrB gene encoding AmmeMemoRadiSam system protein B → MEHNYYYMMGLKPQVAPFTVQPLGDKFYVKNAYGLGEGLLVNGSVLLLMHLMDGSRDLLDIKADFLRRTGKLLSEEELRDVLWALDRALLLQNGRLQQILQQIETEIRDRGYLEPSHAGVVYPEDADSCRNFLVGADIKPKERALGVMVPHMDLRVAKETYWQAYGRLEGSYHLVIIMGVSHYFHRHPISFLPVGIKTPFGILEVEDSLLKRIVQRFGDWVFEDTVAYVEEHSIEFQALYVKMLWPKAKVIPMIVAHASTEFMEEVADFMEVILRPYKDDLVVISSVDMSHVGRKFGDPSSYDPSLTDMKYLELMRKLYYPEAYRFLWETDNITRIDGQYTNYLFGALLKRLGSAEGRLLDYRKYVEELTDSVVSYASLVFPVS, encoded by the coding sequence ATGGAGCATAACTATTATTATATGATGGGTTTAAAGCCTCAGGTGGCTCCCTTCACGGTACAGCCTTTGGGTGATAAATTCTATGTGAAGAATGCTTACGGTCTAGGGGAGGGTCTTTTGGTGAACGGGTCGGTTCTTCTCCTTATGCATCTTATGGACGGTAGTAGAGACCTTTTGGATATAAAGGCAGACTTCTTACGAAGAACAGGAAAACTCCTTTCGGAGGAAGAGTTAAGGGATGTGCTGTGGGCTTTAGACAGGGCACTCCTTCTGCAGAACGGGAGATTACAGCAGATACTCCAACAGATAGAGACAGAGATAAGAGACAGGGGTTACTTGGAACCTAGCCACGCGGGTGTAGTTTATCCGGAAGATGCGGACAGCTGCAGAAACTTCTTGGTGGGAGCGGACATTAAACCAAAGGAGCGCGCTTTGGGCGTAATGGTGCCCCACATGGACCTAAGGGTGGCAAAAGAAACTTACTGGCAGGCCTACGGTAGACTGGAGGGGTCTTATCACCTCGTCATCATAATGGGTGTGTCCCATTACTTTCACCGTCATCCTATATCCTTTCTACCTGTTGGCATAAAGACACCTTTCGGTATTTTGGAGGTGGAAGACTCCCTTCTTAAAAGGATCGTGCAGAGATTCGGAGACTGGGTTTTCGAAGATACTGTGGCCTATGTGGAGGAGCATTCCATAGAGTTTCAGGCCCTCTATGTTAAAATGCTGTGGCCGAAGGCTAAGGTGATTCCTATGATAGTGGCTCATGCAAGCACAGAGTTTATGGAGGAGGTGGCAGACTTTATGGAAGTAATCTTGAGACCTTACAAAGATGATCTTGTTGTTATATCCAGTGTGGATATGAGTCACGTAGGTAGGAAGTTTGGGGATCCTTCCTCTTACGATCCTTCTCTTACCGATATGAAATATCTGGAGCTTATGCGTAAACTTTATTATCCGGAGGCTTACCGTTTTCTGTGGGAGACCGATAATATAACCCGAATAGATGGACAGTACACCAACTATCTTTTTGGTGCCCTCCTCAAGAGACTAGGATCAGCAGAAGGAAGACTCTTAGACTACAGGAAGTACGTAGAAGAGCTGACCGACTCGGTGGTTTCTTACGCCAGCTTAGTTTTTCCTGTGTCATGA
- the mtnP gene encoding S-methyl-5'-thioadenosine phosphorylase has product MLGIIGGSGLYKLEGLEEVRVLQIDTPFGKPSGPIVVGKLEGKEVCFLPRHGPDHNIPPHLVPYKANLWALRELGVKRVLSVCAVGGINRNFRPGDVILINDFIDLTKGRESTYYNGVYSPKVEGEDLPAKLMREGKVVHVDMSQAYCPQMREFLAEVLKKHGVPFHPSGVYACTEGPRFETPAEIKMIESLGADVVGMTGYPEVVLARELTMCYASLCVVANPAAGIAGYRLTSKEVLQMMAQREAQIKSVLRTFIMLLPEERSCGCQNILEGAEV; this is encoded by the coding sequence ATGTTGGGTATTATAGGCGGTAGTGGGCTCTACAAACTGGAGGGTCTTGAGGAGGTCAGGGTTTTACAAATAGATACTCCTTTCGGAAAGCCTTCGGGACCCATTGTGGTGGGTAAGCTGGAAGGTAAAGAAGTGTGTTTCTTGCCGAGGCATGGCCCTGATCACAATATACCACCACACCTGGTGCCTTACAAGGCCAACCTGTGGGCTCTGAGGGAGTTAGGTGTGAAAAGAGTGCTCTCCGTATGCGCGGTAGGTGGTATCAACAGAAACTTCAGACCCGGCGACGTGATCCTTATAAACGACTTTATAGACTTGACGAAGGGTAGGGAAAGTACCTACTACAACGGCGTTTACTCCCCTAAGGTAGAGGGTGAGGATCTTCCTGCAAAACTCATGAGGGAGGGCAAAGTAGTACACGTGGATATGTCACAGGCCTACTGTCCTCAGATGAGAGAGTTCTTGGCGGAGGTTCTTAAAAAACACGGTGTGCCTTTTCACCCGTCAGGTGTGTATGCCTGTACAGAAGGCCCGCGTTTTGAAACCCCCGCAGAGATAAAAATGATAGAAAGCTTGGGAGCTGATGTGGTAGGTATGACAGGTTATCCGGAGGTGGTTTTGGCCAGAGAGCTCACCATGTGTTACGCTTCCCTCTGCGTGGTGGCCAACCCTGCAGCGGGTATAGCCGGCTATCGTCTTACCAGTAAGGAAGTACTCCAAATGATGGCACAAAGGGAAGCCCAGATAAAGAGCGTGCTTAGGACCTTTATAATGCTTCTTCCTGAAGAAAGAAGTTGTGGGTGTCAGAATATTCTAGAAGGTGCTGAGGTCTGA
- a CDS encoding LysR family transcriptional regulator: MKNIDLDLRLMEIFCCVYEKGSISKTSECLHLSQSTISFHMHRLEKQLGIKLFYRKGKDLIPTSVAHTLYPYARRLLEVKLAAVEEIKLMLGSYGGLIKMGASPLLGTVVLGDLVSMYLRKNPQSRVELHVANSRLVVEQVHVGKLDLGFVGLKLDMEDLEYVDLWKDRVVFIANSQMEEELSLEDLPKVPFILREEGSSTRRLVEEALHSHGLCVDKLNVLMVSDSDEVILDVLKGVKAISFTSSLLLKKAVARGLKMVTVKDLRPIQRNFYMVYDRKRPHTPAVRNFIEETLLFRPQHLLEYSDTHNFFLQEEAL, translated from the coding sequence ATGAAAAACATAGATCTGGATCTTAGGCTCATGGAAATCTTCTGTTGTGTTTATGAGAAAGGCAGCATATCAAAAACTTCTGAATGTTTGCACCTTTCCCAGTCTACCATCAGCTTTCATATGCATCGTTTAGAAAAACAGTTAGGAATAAAGCTCTTTTACCGAAAGGGTAAAGATCTTATACCTACCAGTGTAGCTCATACTCTGTATCCTTATGCCAGACGTCTTCTCGAAGTTAAGCTTGCAGCTGTTGAAGAGATAAAGCTCATGCTGGGTTCCTACGGTGGGCTAATCAAGATGGGAGCCAGCCCCCTACTAGGAACCGTGGTATTAGGGGATCTAGTAAGTATGTACCTCAGGAAGAATCCCCAGAGTAGGGTGGAGTTACATGTAGCGAATTCCAGATTAGTGGTGGAGCAAGTACATGTAGGTAAGCTGGATTTAGGTTTCGTTGGCTTAAAACTTGATATGGAGGATTTGGAGTACGTAGACCTTTGGAAAGACAGGGTAGTGTTCATCGCGAACTCTCAGATGGAAGAGGAGCTAAGTCTAGAGGATCTTCCAAAGGTACCCTTCATCTTGAGGGAAGAGGGATCAAGCACCAGACGTCTTGTGGAAGAAGCTCTACATTCTCACGGTTTATGTGTTGATAAACTTAACGTACTCATGGTGTCTGACAGTGATGAAGTTATACTGGACGTATTAAAGGGGGTAAAGGCTATTAGTTTCACATCCTCCCTCCTGCTGAAGAAAGCTGTGGCGAGGGGATTGAAGATGGTGACGGTTAAAGATCTTAGGCCCATACAGAGAAACTTCTACATGGTTTACGATAGAAAGAGGCCGCATACACCTGCGGTGAGAAACTTCATAGAGGAGACCTTACTTTTCAGACCTCAGCACCTTCTAGAATATTCTGACACCCACAACTTCTTTCTTCAGGAAGAAGCATTATAA
- a CDS encoding ATP-binding protein yields MLERALAYRFKEGKLQPVEHPHIPSFQNLLHIDRQKEELKRNTQKLVMGLHANDVLLWGDRGTGKSSLVKSMLGLFGKDGLRIIQVYKMDIEHISDLYGILRGSPLKFILFFDDLSFEKGDESYRILKSMMDGDVEERPPNVVIYATSNRRNLMADVEGSELFPEESAIERWSLVERFGIRLGFFAFGMDQYLDVVKHYLTLKGITWDEEIRAMAVRWATERGSFSGRTAWQFVKYLEGELHVGYYRR; encoded by the coding sequence ATGCTGGAGAGAGCTCTAGCTTACAGGTTCAAAGAGGGTAAGCTTCAACCCGTGGAACATCCCCACATACCCTCTTTCCAAAATCTTCTCCACATAGATAGACAGAAGGAGGAGCTCAAGCGCAACACTCAAAAGCTGGTTATGGGACTACACGCCAACGATGTCCTCCTGTGGGGGGACAGGGGAACCGGCAAATCTTCCCTCGTGAAGTCTATGCTGGGACTGTTCGGCAAGGATGGCCTCAGGATCATACAGGTGTATAAGATGGATATAGAGCACATCTCTGACCTTTACGGTATCCTGAGGGGCTCACCTCTCAAGTTTATCCTGTTCTTTGATGACCTTTCCTTTGAGAAAGGGGACGAAAGCTACAGGATACTTAAGTCCATGATGGACGGAGATGTGGAGGAAAGGCCACCCAACGTGGTTATATACGCCACCTCCAACAGGAGGAACCTTATGGCAGATGTGGAAGGTTCAGAACTGTTTCCCGAAGAATCGGCCATAGAAAGGTGGTCTTTAGTGGAACGTTTTGGTATAAGGTTAGGTTTTTTTGCCTTCGGCATGGATCAGTATCTGGATGTGGTGAAACATTATCTTACCCTGAAGGGCATAACTTGGGATGAAGAGATAAGAGCTATGGCCGTAAGGTGGGCCACCGAAAGGGGAAGCTTTTCAGGAAGGACAGCATGGCAGTTTGTGAAGTATCTGGAGGGAGAGTTGCATGTTGGGTATTATAGGCGGTAG